In one window of Candidatus Hydrogenedentota bacterium DNA:
- a CDS encoding DUF1788 domain-containing protein, with protein MSRIEELAEHYAKHIATPWQRTVAGAQRVIMLVYDKELERTLRARKMAFENATRQAGHEWFEVDLSDAFSKWMAQDEYRDAYFESPEDLQLKLDAEFPDFLAEYLRGTLLRMEVTDKSVVAVFGLGALFGFTRVSEVLKLIEGDIRGRLVLFFPGQLEGNNYRLLDARDGWNYLAVPVTLHSEGAWV; from the coding sequence ATGTCGCGCATCGAAGAGTTGGCGGAACACTACGCAAAGCATATTGCCACGCCCTGGCAACGTACCGTGGCCGGAGCGCAACGGGTCATTATGCTTGTATACGATAAAGAACTTGAGCGAACGCTCCGTGCTCGAAAGATGGCCTTCGAAAACGCGACGCGACAGGCCGGCCACGAGTGGTTCGAAGTTGACTTGTCGGATGCCTTTTCCAAATGGATGGCGCAAGACGAATATCGGGACGCTTATTTCGAATCCCCCGAAGACTTGCAGCTCAAACTGGATGCGGAGTTCCCCGACTTTCTGGCCGAGTATTTGCGCGGGACCCTCCTTCGTATGGAAGTCACGGACAAGTCCGTGGTAGCAGTTTTTGGGCTCGGGGCGCTGTTTGGCTTTACACGTGTTTCCGAAGTCTTGAAGTTAATTGAAGGCGATATACGCGGGCGGCTGGTCTTGTTCTTCCCCGGACAACTGGAGGGCAACAACTACCGGCTGCTCGACGCGCGCGATGGATGGAACTACCTGGCCGTACCGGTCACCTTGCACAGTGAAGGAGCATGGGTATGA
- a CDS encoding BREX system P-loop protein BrxC gives MKIKDVLQRDPAQHGLINQGQARIVDTRNERALEELRGELSTFVCEGQYAEGVIKIIRSFLDDLTRTSQRAAWVSGFFGSGKSHLLKMLCHLWRDTEFPDGVKARALVPSMPEELRALLRELDVVSRREGGLV, from the coding sequence ATGAAGATAAAAGATGTATTGCAACGCGACCCGGCACAGCACGGGCTCATCAACCAGGGTCAAGCCCGCATCGTGGACACAAGGAACGAGCGCGCTTTGGAGGAGTTGCGCGGTGAACTTTCCACTTTCGTCTGCGAAGGGCAATACGCCGAAGGCGTGATTAAGATTATCCGTTCCTTCCTCGACGACCTCACGCGCACCAGCCAGCGCGCGGCCTGGGTAAGCGGCTTCTTCGGCAGCGGCAAATCGCACCTGCTCAAAATGCTCTGCCATCTCTGGCGCGACACTGAATTTCCCGACGGGGTCAAAGCCCGGGCGCTGGTGCCGTCCATGCCCGAGGAACTGCGCGCGCTGCTGCGCGAACTCGATGTCGTGAGCCGGCGCGAGGGCGGCCTGGT